From one Gallionella capsiferriformans ES-2 genomic stretch:
- a CDS encoding arginine/lysine/ornithine decarboxylase — MKFRFPIIIIDEDFRSENASGLGIRALADALVKEGMEVLGVTSYGDLTSFAQQQSRASAFLLSIDDEEFGGGSAEETEVALKSLRAFVEEIRFKNEDIPIYLYGETRTSRHIPNDVLRELHGFIHMHEDTPEFVARHIIREARSYLDSLAPPFFRALLHYAQDGSYSWHCPGHSGGVAFLKSPVGQMFHQFFGENMLRADVCNAVDELGQLLDHTGPVAASERNAARIFNSDHLFFVTNGTSTSNKIVWHSTVAPDDIVVVDRNCHKSILHSIMMTGAVPVFLTPTRNHYGIIGPIPKSEFEPESIQRKIDANPFIKDKTKKPRILTITQSTYDGIVYNVEMLKEMLDGRIDTLHFDEAWLPHAAFHDFYKDMHAIGKDRPQARESMIFATQSTHKLLAGLSQASQILIREPQNRKLNKYIFNEAYLMHTSTSPQYAIIASCDVAAAMMEAPGGPALVDESIAEALDFRRAMRKVDEEFGLDWWFQVWGPDVIAEEGVGSREDWVLKASDKWHGFGDLAEGFNMLDPIKATIITPGLDVDGDFSDNGIPASMVTKYLAEHGVIVEKCGLYSFFIMFTIGITKGRWNTLLTALQQFKDDYDKNQPLWRILPEFAAKYPRYERTGLRDLCQQIHDAYKLHNVARMTTEMYLSDMQPAMKPSDAFARMAHEELDRVEIDDLEGRITAVLLTPYPPGIPLLIPGEMFNKTIIDYLKFARDFSQKLPGFETDIHGLVAEEVDGVKRYFVDCVR; from the coding sequence ATGAAATTTCGTTTTCCCATAATTATCATCGATGAAGATTTTCGTTCCGAAAATGCCAGCGGATTAGGCATACGTGCGCTGGCCGATGCGCTGGTCAAAGAGGGTATGGAAGTACTGGGTGTAACCAGTTACGGTGACCTGACCTCTTTCGCGCAGCAGCAAAGCCGGGCGTCGGCATTTTTGCTGTCCATCGATGACGAGGAGTTTGGCGGCGGCAGTGCTGAAGAAACGGAAGTTGCGCTCAAGAGTCTGCGCGCCTTTGTCGAAGAGATCCGTTTCAAGAACGAAGATATTCCGATCTATCTGTATGGTGAGACGCGGACCTCGCGCCACATTCCGAATGATGTGTTGCGCGAGCTGCACGGCTTTATTCACATGCATGAGGATACGCCGGAGTTCGTGGCGCGCCACATTATCCGTGAAGCGCGCTCCTATCTGGATTCTTTGGCGCCGCCGTTTTTCCGTGCCTTGCTCCATTACGCGCAGGACGGTTCCTATTCGTGGCATTGCCCCGGGCACTCGGGTGGCGTGGCTTTTCTGAAGTCACCTGTGGGCCAGATGTTCCATCAGTTTTTTGGCGAGAACATGTTGCGCGCTGACGTGTGCAATGCGGTGGATGAACTGGGTCAGTTGCTCGATCACACAGGGCCGGTTGCCGCGTCAGAACGCAATGCCGCGCGTATCTTTAACTCGGATCACCTGTTCTTTGTCACCAATGGTACCTCGACGTCGAACAAAATCGTCTGGCACTCGACGGTCGCACCCGACGATATCGTCGTCGTGGATCGCAACTGCCACAAGTCCATTCTGCATTCAATCATGATGACGGGCGCTGTGCCGGTATTTTTGACGCCGACCCGCAATCATTACGGCATCATCGGGCCGATACCAAAGTCCGAGTTCGAGCCTGAGAGCATCCAGCGTAAGATCGACGCGAATCCGTTTATCAAAGACAAGACCAAGAAGCCGCGCATTCTGACTATCACGCAGAGTACCTACGACGGCATCGTCTATAACGTCGAAATGTTGAAAGAAATGCTGGACGGTCGCATCGACACGCTGCATTTCGATGAGGCGTGGCTGCCGCACGCGGCGTTCCACGATTTTTATAAGGACATGCACGCGATTGGAAAAGATCGTCCTCAGGCGCGGGAATCGATGATTTTCGCGACGCAGTCCACGCATAAATTGCTCGCAGGCCTCTCTCAGGCCTCGCAAATTTTGATACGTGAGCCGCAAAACCGCAAGCTGAACAAATACATTTTCAACGAAGCCTATCTGATGCACACGTCCACCAGTCCACAGTACGCGATTATCGCGTCCTGCGATGTGGCGGCAGCGATGATGGAGGCGCCGGGCGGGCCTGCGCTGGTCGATGAGTCCATTGCCGAAGCGCTGGATTTTCGTCGTGCGATGCGCAAGGTGGACGAGGAATTCGGGCTGGACTGGTGGTTTCAGGTCTGGGGGCCGGATGTGATCGCCGAAGAGGGTGTCGGTTCGCGCGAAGACTGGGTGTTGAAAGCGTCCGACAAGTGGCACGGATTCGGCGATCTGGCCGAAGGCTTCAATATGCTCGATCCGATTAAGGCAACGATCATCACGCCGGGGTTGGACGTGGATGGTGATTTTTCCGATAACGGGATTCCAGCTTCGATGGTCACCAAGTATCTGGCCGAACACGGCGTGATCGTCGAAAAATGCGGTCTGTACTCATTCTTCATCATGTTTACCATCGGCATCACTAAGGGACGCTGGAATACGCTGCTGACCGCGCTCCAGCAGTTCAAGGATGATTACGATAAGAATCAGCCGCTGTGGCGTATTTTGCCCGAGTTTGCCGCTAAATATCCGCGCTACGAGCGCACGGGATTGCGCGATCTTTGCCAGCAGATACACGATGCCTATAAGCTGCATAATGTCGCGCGCATGACGACCGAGATGTATCTGTCCGATATGCAGCCGGCGATGAAGCCGTCCGATGCCTTTGCCAGAATGGCGCATGAAGAGCTCGATCGTGTGGAAATCGACGATCTGGAAGGTCGCATTACCGCGGTGCTGCTCACGCCTTATCCGCCGGGTATCCCGTTGCTGATTCCGGGTGAAATGTTTAACAAAACGATTATCGATTATCTGAAGTTCGCACGCGATTTCAGCCAGAAATTACCCGGTTTCGAGACTGATATACACGGTCTGGTTGCCGAGGAAGTGGATGGCGTGAAGCGCTATTTTGTGGATTGTGTGAGGTAA
- a CDS encoding cold-shock protein: MATGTVKWFNDAKGFGFVTPDDGSEDLFAHFSAINMNGFKTLQEGQKVSFEVTQGPKGKQASNIQAA; the protein is encoded by the coding sequence ATGGCAACTGGTACAGTTAAGTGGTTCAATGATGCAAAAGGTTTCGGTTTCGTAACTCCTGATGATGGTAGCGAAGATCTGTTCGCACACTTCTCAGCGATCAACATGAACGGTTTCAAGACCCTTCAAGAAGGTCAAAAAGTAAGTTTTGAAGTTACGCAAGGTCCTAAGGGCAAGCAAGCTTCAAACATCCAAGCTGCTTAA
- a CDS encoding YkgJ family cysteine cluster protein has product MTGLAQLHSDIDVRVHTILEGHADWLCGKGCDGCCRRLAEIPQLTCAEWALLREGLAALSAERLQEIRGNMLAIRCQQDRPLTCPLLDRSNGTCPVYHQRPVACRTYGFYVQRDKGLYCHDIELQVDEGRLPSVVWGNHDAIDQRLAGLGESRSLSDWFEMDAI; this is encoded by the coding sequence ATGACAGGCCTAGCCCAACTCCATTCCGACATCGACGTACGCGTACACACCATTTTGGAGGGGCATGCCGACTGGCTGTGCGGCAAAGGGTGCGATGGTTGCTGCCGTCGCCTGGCCGAGATACCTCAATTGACATGCGCAGAGTGGGCGTTACTCCGTGAGGGCTTGGCAGCGTTGTCAGCGGAACGACTTCAAGAGATTCGCGGCAATATGCTTGCCATCCGCTGCCAGCAGGATCGTCCCCTCACTTGCCCGCTGCTGGATCGCTCAAATGGCACCTGTCCGGTCTATCACCAGCGGCCGGTCGCGTGCCGCACCTACGGCTTTTACGTGCAGCGCGACAAGGGGCTGTATTGTCATGATATTGAATTACAGGTGGATGAGGGGCGCTTGCCCAGCGTGGTGTGGGGCAATCACGATGCCATTGATCAGCGCCTTGCAGGGCTGGGAGAAAGTCGCTCATTGAGCGATTGGTTTGAGATGGATGCGATTTAA
- a CDS encoding peptidase U32 family protein, translating to MNTLELLAPAKNADIGREAILHGADAVYIGGPSFGARHNAGNSMADIAKLVGHAHKYNAQIFVTLNTMLHDAELEEARQLVVNCYEAGVDALIVQDMGLLELDLPPIALHASTQCDIRTPQKAKFLSDAGFSQIVLARELNLKEIAAIRAAVPTDTLIEHFIHGALCVAYSGQCYISHAHTGRSANRGDCSQACRLPYTLEDDKGRIVAFDKHLLSVKDNNQSDNLRALIDAGVRSFKIEGRYKDMSYVKNITGHYRRLFDEILNESPELVASSSGKTKLLFTPDPDKTFHRGATDYFTNGRRDDIGAFDAPSFVGTQLGTITAVGADWFDLETDETLANSDGLNYLNNRDIVGLQANIVKPQTEGVWRIWPNEPISQLAGLRKGIAVNRNRDHSWEQVLTKKSAERRIEIRAHFSDSKDGFSLTLQDEDGVKATATIPCDKQAALHRDEAENALREQLARFGSSDFVLKELDVNWSKPWFVPSSLANRLRRDAVEKLEAARHLAYARPARKTARDAIYPDEALTYLANVNNHSAHAFYTRHGVKLIESAYEAHEEKDEVSLMITRHCLRFSLSLCPKQAKGVIGVQGKVRADPMTLVNGSERLTLKFDCRACEMHVMGKIKKHILKSVPVTFHPRGVKR from the coding sequence ATGAATACACTCGAACTGCTCGCTCCGGCGAAAAATGCCGACATCGGCCGCGAAGCGATTTTGCACGGCGCCGATGCGGTGTATATCGGCGGACCTTCTTTTGGAGCACGCCACAATGCCGGCAATTCGATGGCAGACATTGCAAAACTGGTCGGCCATGCGCACAAATACAACGCGCAGATTTTCGTCACGCTCAACACTATGCTGCACGATGCGGAACTGGAAGAGGCCCGACAACTGGTCGTTAATTGCTACGAGGCGGGCGTCGATGCGCTGATTGTGCAGGACATGGGATTGCTGGAACTGGACCTGCCGCCGATCGCGCTGCACGCCTCGACCCAGTGCGACATCCGCACGCCGCAAAAGGCAAAATTTTTATCGGATGCAGGTTTCTCCCAGATCGTGCTGGCGCGGGAGTTGAATCTCAAAGAGATCGCTGCCATACGCGCGGCAGTCCCTACTGACACGCTCATCGAACACTTCATCCACGGCGCGCTGTGCGTCGCCTATTCAGGCCAGTGCTACATCAGCCATGCGCATACGGGGCGCTCAGCCAATCGCGGCGACTGCTCGCAGGCGTGCCGCCTGCCCTATACGCTCGAAGACGATAAGGGGCGCATCGTGGCGTTCGACAAGCACCTGCTCTCCGTGAAAGACAACAACCAGAGCGATAATTTGCGCGCCCTGATCGACGCCGGCGTGCGCAGCTTCAAAATCGAAGGGCGCTACAAGGATATGTCGTATGTGAAGAACATCACAGGCCATTATCGCCGGCTGTTTGACGAAATACTCAATGAAAGCCCAGAACTTGTCGCATCCTCCAGCGGAAAAACAAAATTGCTGTTTACGCCCGATCCTGACAAAACTTTCCATCGCGGCGCGACAGATTACTTTACCAACGGCCGCCGTGACGACATAGGGGCATTTGACGCACCCTCTTTCGTCGGAACGCAGTTAGGCACCATCACCGCCGTCGGTGCCGACTGGTTCGATCTGGAAACAGATGAGACGCTCGCCAACAGCGATGGCCTCAATTATCTGAACAATCGCGACATCGTCGGCCTGCAGGCGAATATCGTCAAGCCACAGACCGAAGGGGTATGGCGCATCTGGCCCAATGAGCCGATAAGCCAGCTTGCAGGCTTGCGCAAAGGCATTGCTGTTAACCGCAACCGCGATCACAGCTGGGAGCAGGTGCTCACTAAAAAATCTGCCGAGCGCCGCATCGAAATCCGCGCTCATTTTTCCGACAGCAAGGATGGATTCAGCCTGACCTTGCAGGACGAGGACGGCGTAAAAGCGACCGCTACGATCCCGTGTGACAAACAGGCCGCCCTGCACCGTGATGAGGCAGAAAACGCATTGCGCGAGCAGCTCGCGCGTTTCGGCAGCAGCGATTTTGTTTTGAAAGAACTCGATGTCAACTGGTCAAAACCCTGGTTTGTGCCAAGCTCGCTGGCTAACCGGCTGCGCCGCGATGCGGTCGAAAAACTAGAAGCCGCGCGCCATCTGGCCTATGCTCGCCCTGCCCGCAAAACTGCCCGTGACGCAATTTATCCGGATGAAGCGCTCACCTATCTGGCCAACGTCAACAATCATTCAGCCCATGCCTTCTATACCCGGCATGGCGTGAAACTGATCGAATCAGCTTACGAGGCACATGAAGAAAAAGATGAAGTCTCTTTAATGATTACGCGCCACTGCCTGCGCTTTTCATTGAGTCTGTGCCCAAAACAGGCAAAAGGGGTCATCGGCGTTCAGGGCAAGGTACGCGCAGATCCAATGACACTGGTCAATGGCAGTGAACGATTGACGCTGAAATTCGACTGTCGCGCCTGCGAAATGCATGTGATGGGCAAAATCAAGAAACACATCTTAAAATCCGTACCGGTGACCTTTCACCCGCGCGGAGTAAAACGCTGA
- a CDS encoding dihydrofolate reductase, translating to MSPCIVVAMAKNRTIGVNNTLPWRCPEDLKHFKTLTMGHHMIMGRKTFDSIGKPLPGRTTVVVTRDRNLKIDGCLIAHSLPEALAACSDEPVFIVGGAEIYAQALPLADTLYITEIQQDVAGDAHFPNFDPSAWQEVAREIRTQELPQPLEYHFVTYRRAT from the coding sequence ATGAGCCCCTGCATTGTGGTTGCCATGGCGAAAAACCGCACCATAGGCGTGAACAACACGCTGCCCTGGCGCTGCCCCGAGGATCTAAAGCATTTTAAGACGCTCACCATGGGCCATCACATGATCATGGGCCGCAAGACCTTCGATTCGATCGGCAAACCCTTGCCCGGGCGTACCACGGTGGTTGTCACCCGCGACAGAAACCTCAAGATCGACGGCTGTTTGATCGCACACTCGCTGCCCGAAGCACTCGCTGCCTGTTCTGATGAACCTGTATTCATCGTGGGCGGGGCCGAGATTTACGCGCAAGCCTTACCGCTGGCCGACACGCTATACATCACCGAGATTCAGCAGGATGTTGCGGGGGATGCGCATTTCCCAAATTTTGATCCGTCCGCATGGCAGGAAGTCGCACGCGAAATTCGCACTCAGGAATTGCCTCAGCCGCTGGAATATCATTTCGTTACTTATCGCAGGGCAACATGA
- a CDS encoding thymidylate synthase, with protein MRTYLNLMQHVLDNGTKKSDRTGTGTVSVFGYQMRFDLAQGFPLVTTKKCHMKSIIHELLWFLQGYTNIGYLKEHGVKIWDEWADEHGDLGPVYGHQWRSWEAVDGRVIDQIKIAVDQLKNNPDSRRIIVSAWNVGELDKMALAPCHAFFQFYVSEGKLSCQLYQRSADIFLGVPFNIASYALLTLMMAQVCNLEPGDFVHTFGDAHLYLNHLEQTQLQLSREPHPLPMMHINPDVKDIFSFKYEDFTLTGYDPHPAIKGKVAV; from the coding sequence ATGCGCACCTACCTCAATCTCATGCAACACGTGCTGGATAACGGCACCAAAAAATCCGACCGCACCGGCACCGGCACGGTCAGCGTATTCGGCTACCAGATGCGCTTCGATCTGGCACAGGGTTTTCCGCTGGTGACCACCAAGAAGTGCCACATGAAGTCCATCATCCATGAACTGCTGTGGTTTTTACAGGGCTACACCAACATCGGCTACCTGAAAGAACACGGCGTCAAAATCTGGGACGAATGGGCGGATGAGCACGGCGATCTGGGACCCGTTTACGGCCATCAATGGCGCTCGTGGGAAGCGGTAGATGGTCGCGTAATCGACCAGATCAAGATCGCGGTGGATCAGCTCAAAAACAATCCCGATTCGCGCCGCATCATCGTCTCGGCCTGGAATGTCGGGGAACTCGATAAGATGGCGCTCGCGCCCTGCCATGCCTTCTTCCAGTTCTACGTATCAGAGGGCAAGCTTTCCTGCCAGCTCTACCAGAGGAGCGCCGACATATTCTTAGGCGTGCCGTTCAATATCGCAAGCTACGCGCTGCTCACCCTGATGATGGCGCAGGTCTGCAATCTTGAACCGGGTGATTTCGTACACACCTTCGGCGATGCGCATTTGTATCTGAATCACCTTGAACAAACACAATTGCAACTGTCGCGCGAACCGCACCCGCTGCCTATGATGCACATCAATCCCGATGTGAAAGACATCTTCAGCTTCAAATACGAGGACTTCACACTGACAGGTTACGACCCGCATCCGGCCATTAAAGGGAAAGTAGCGGTATGA
- a CDS encoding M17 family metallopeptidase, producing the protein MLAQLNVSPTLPAASHLLVLAPKSKKIPDGLPHAEQLKAVLARRDMKVAELAKSPVAASLPDGTLIVWVMLDFEKDTFALQVQVRKALQLLLEEHPKQIAIVVTGEESECRRSAELALYVAWTNGAPLPVHKKKDDSKPLKQIVLHGFTGSFDAIRAQAEGNLLCRTLTVTPPNELTPAIYRRHIAKLAVEHGWKCEEYDMKALRKMGAGAFVAVAQGSEVEDAAIVHLSYRHSKAKKTVALVGKGICFDTGGHNLKPSRYMHNMHEDMNGSAVALGILLGATQQKLPVNIDCYLAIAQNHISAKAYKQNDIVVALNGTTIEVIHTDAEGRMVLADTLTLASREKPDLMIDFATLTGSMVEAVGNRYSGVLGNSDALLARAVSVGRETGERLCAFPMDEDYEAELESKFADIKQCTLEGGADHILAMRFLNRFVEKNTPWLHVDLSAVRCEEGLGAVGTDVTGFGVSWGLKMVSGEW; encoded by the coding sequence ATGTTAGCACAGCTCAACGTTTCCCCCACCTTACCCGCTGCCAGTCATCTGCTGGTACTTGCTCCAAAATCCAAAAAAATTCCTGATGGTCTGCCGCACGCTGAACAGCTCAAGGCCGTTTTAGCGCGGCGCGACATGAAGGTTGCTGAACTTGCGAAATCGCCGGTTGCGGCCAGTTTGCCCGATGGCACGCTGATCGTCTGGGTGATGCTGGATTTCGAAAAAGACACTTTCGCGCTGCAGGTGCAGGTGAGAAAAGCGCTTCAGCTTCTGCTGGAAGAACATCCGAAACAGATCGCGATTGTGGTGACAGGCGAGGAGTCTGAGTGCCGTCGCTCGGCAGAGCTTGCCCTGTACGTAGCCTGGACCAACGGTGCGCCGTTGCCTGTGCACAAAAAGAAAGATGACAGCAAGCCGCTGAAACAAATCGTATTGCACGGCTTTACGGGCAGTTTCGATGCGATCCGCGCACAGGCTGAGGGGAATCTGCTGTGCCGCACGCTGACCGTGACCCCGCCCAATGAGCTGACTCCCGCGATCTATCGCCGCCACATTGCAAAGCTTGCCGTGGAGCATGGCTGGAAGTGCGAAGAATACGACATGAAGGCGCTGCGCAAGATGGGTGCCGGCGCCTTTGTCGCCGTGGCGCAGGGCAGCGAGGTGGAAGATGCGGCGATCGTGCATCTGTCGTACCGACATTCGAAAGCAAAAAAAACCGTGGCGCTGGTCGGCAAGGGCATCTGTTTTGATACCGGCGGTCACAATCTGAAGCCTTCACGCTATATGCACAACATGCATGAAGACATGAACGGTTCGGCGGTCGCTCTGGGTATTTTACTGGGCGCCACGCAGCAAAAACTACCGGTCAATATCGACTGTTATCTTGCGATTGCGCAAAACCACATCAGCGCGAAAGCCTACAAGCAGAACGATATCGTGGTCGCGCTCAATGGCACGACCATCGAAGTGATCCATACCGATGCCGAAGGGCGCATGGTGCTGGCCGATACCCTGACGCTAGCCTCGCGTGAAAAACCCGATCTGATGATCGATTTTGCGACGCTTACCGGCAGCATGGTGGAGGCGGTCGGCAACCGCTATTCGGGCGTGCTGGGGAATTCCGATGCGCTGCTTGCGCGTGCGGTGTCGGTCGGGCGCGAGACCGGCGAGCGGCTGTGTGCGTTTCCGATGGATGAAGACTATGAGGCAGAGCTTGAATCCAAGTTTGCCGACATCAAACAGTGCACGCTGGAAGGCGGGGCGGATCATATTCTGGCGATGCGTTTTTTAAACCGCTTCGTCGAAAAAAATACGCCCTGGCTGCACGTCGATTTGTCCGCCGTTCGCTGCGAAGAGGGGCTGGGCGCGGTGGGGACGGATGTCACCGGGTTCGGTGTGAGTTGGGGATTGAAAATGGTGAGTGGTGAGTGGTGA
- a CDS encoding YqaA family protein — translation MTETASLISLFASSFLGATLLPGGSEAVLFAVLKAYPDSLWTALLIATFGNTLGGMVSFYMGWLLPQTQQLKHVEKVRRFGTPVLLLAWLPLLGDALCLAAGWLRLCWWQAALFMAIGKFARYWIIAQI, via the coding sequence TTGACCGAAACCGCCAGCCTGATCTCACTCTTTGCCAGCAGCTTTCTGGGCGCCACGCTGCTGCCCGGCGGCTCGGAAGCCGTGCTGTTCGCCGTCCTCAAAGCCTATCCGGATTCATTGTGGACAGCGCTTTTAATCGCGACATTCGGCAACACGCTGGGCGGCATGGTGAGTTTTTATATGGGCTGGCTGCTGCCACAGACCCAGCAACTCAAACACGTCGAAAAGGTACGCCGCTTTGGCACGCCGGTTTTACTGCTGGCGTGGTTACCCCTGTTAGGCGATGCATTGTGCCTTGCGGCCGGCTGGTTGCGCCTGTGCTGGTGGCAGGCTGCGCTGTTCATGGCCATCGGCAAATTCGCAAGATACTGGATAATTGCACAAATCTAG
- a CDS encoding sulfotransferase family protein — MTPKFGRNDPCPCASGKKYKRCCQSSEQTAPAPRPPSETDVSASIQTALAHHQAGHLAHAEAIYTQIIQNSPRHPDALHYLGMLASQTDRGEMAVTLIRKAIHIAPSHLMHFNLATELRRQTRFEEAAESFRNALALKADFFEAYYSLGQLLQDMGEHAEAEACIRKAADLSPEYADVYVALASIYNDLGNFDASRSALTSALSIQPQHPAAWAMLSQTRKMTLEDQAWLNTALSLIETQTMSLDQQTELLFAVGKYYDDTRQFDLAFPAYQQANELKKKIDGSFDRARFTQFIDAIINAYGAPEQMQDREGASQSERPVFIVGMPRSGTSLIEQIIASHPAAYGAGELEFWSQYGLSNEYATLKNLNKTQIAKLAQAYEQLIRQCDPLAARVIDKMPSNFCWVGLIKTVFPHAKFIHAQRNPADICLSIYFQNFKFRHPYAADLNDLAYYYDEYSRLMAHWTSALPTDSLLAVSYEELVSAPDTWIPKIIEFIGLDWDERCLNFHRTERKVATLSNWSVRQKLYLSSKQRWRNYQSHIAPLLGLLDSDPSGK; from the coding sequence ATGACTCCAAAATTCGGACGGAACGACCCTTGCCCATGCGCTAGCGGCAAAAAATACAAGCGATGCTGTCAGTCGAGCGAGCAGACCGCGCCAGCACCTCGGCCACCAAGCGAAACGGATGTTTCAGCCTCCATTCAAACAGCACTTGCGCATCATCAGGCCGGGCATCTTGCGCATGCTGAAGCTATTTATACGCAGATCATTCAGAACAGCCCCCGGCATCCTGACGCACTACATTATCTGGGCATGCTCGCCAGCCAGACAGACCGTGGTGAGATGGCAGTGACGCTGATCCGCAAGGCGATCCATATCGCGCCGTCCCATTTGATGCATTTCAATCTGGCGACTGAACTCCGCCGCCAGACCAGATTTGAGGAAGCGGCAGAAAGTTTTCGCAATGCGCTCGCACTTAAGGCGGATTTTTTCGAAGCTTATTACAGCCTAGGGCAGCTTCTCCAGGATATGGGCGAACATGCAGAAGCAGAAGCCTGTATCCGCAAAGCAGCAGACCTCAGCCCTGAATACGCAGATGTGTACGTCGCGTTGGCGAGCATATACAACGACCTCGGGAATTTTGATGCCTCGCGATCGGCGCTAACCAGCGCATTGAGCATCCAGCCACAACACCCTGCCGCCTGGGCCATGCTATCCCAGACACGGAAAATGACTCTGGAAGATCAGGCCTGGTTGAACACCGCCCTCAGCCTGATCGAAACGCAAACGATGTCGCTTGACCAGCAAACCGAATTATTGTTTGCCGTCGGAAAATACTATGACGACACGCGTCAATTTGACTTGGCATTCCCCGCCTATCAACAGGCGAATGAGCTCAAGAAAAAAATTGACGGCTCCTTTGATCGTGCCCGATTCACTCAATTCATAGACGCTATCATCAACGCTTATGGTGCACCTGAACAGATGCAGGATAGGGAAGGTGCCAGCCAGTCTGAACGGCCTGTGTTCATCGTAGGCATGCCGCGTTCAGGCACCTCGCTCATCGAACAGATAATAGCTTCACACCCCGCCGCCTATGGTGCAGGAGAACTGGAGTTCTGGTCCCAATACGGCCTGAGCAATGAATATGCGACACTCAAAAATTTGAATAAGACGCAAATCGCCAAGCTCGCACAGGCATACGAACAGTTAATCCGGCAGTGCGACCCGCTAGCCGCCAGAGTCATTGACAAGATGCCCAGCAATTTTTGCTGGGTCGGATTAATAAAAACTGTCTTCCCACATGCAAAATTCATCCACGCGCAGCGTAATCCGGCAGACATATGCCTATCCATCTATTTTCAGAATTTCAAGTTCAGGCATCCTTATGCAGCCGATCTAAATGATCTAGCCTATTACTATGATGAATATTCAAGACTGATGGCTCACTGGACATCGGCACTGCCAACAGATAGCCTACTTGCTGTGTCTTACGAGGAACTGGTCAGCGCCCCTGATACTTGGATACCAAAAATAATTGAATTCATCGGACTGGACTGGGATGAACGATGCCTGAACTTCCATCGCACCGAACGCAAAGTGGCAACCCTCAGCAACTGGAGCGTAAGACAAAAGCTCTACCTGAGTTCAAAACAACGTTGGCGCAATTACCAGTCACACATAGCGCCACTACTTGGCTTGCTAGATTCCGATCCATCCGGCAAGTGA
- a CDS encoding DUF4197 domain-containing protein, with protein MKLRYLPFITFALLCSSAQAFDLGGLKDQLKAATAQPAPATPAANPAGLTGISKTDQVGSLKQALTQGAETAVASLAKENGFLGNDKVRIPLPASLQKADSLMRTLGMGKYADELTTSMNRAAEAAVPEAKTLLVGAVKNMSVADAKGILMGGNDSATQYFRKNTEAALTGKFKPIVNKSMQKVKFAEKYDQFAGQGAKLGVVDPQDAKLDDYITRKAMDGLFLMMAEQEKAIRANPMQAAGSLAQKVFSAIKF; from the coding sequence GTGAAATTACGTTACCTGCCGTTTATCACCTTTGCACTGCTGTGCTCTTCCGCTCAGGCGTTTGATCTGGGCGGGCTGAAGGACCAGCTTAAAGCGGCTACTGCTCAACCGGCACCTGCGACGCCTGCCGCTAACCCGGCGGGCTTGACCGGCATCAGCAAAACCGATCAGGTAGGCAGTTTAAAACAGGCGCTGACGCAGGGCGCCGAAACCGCTGTAGCGAGTCTTGCCAAAGAGAACGGTTTTCTGGGCAACGACAAAGTGCGTATCCCGTTGCCGGCCAGCCTGCAAAAGGCCGACAGCCTGATGCGTACGCTCGGCATGGGTAAATATGCGGATGAGTTGACCACTTCAATGAACCGCGCAGCGGAAGCGGCCGTCCCCGAAGCCAAAACCCTGCTGGTCGGCGCCGTAAAAAACATGTCGGTCGCTGATGCCAAAGGCATTTTGATGGGTGGCAACGACTCAGCTACGCAATATTTCCGCAAAAACACCGAGGCGGCGTTAACAGGAAAATTCAAACCGATCGTCAACAAGTCGATGCAGAAAGTGAAGTTCGCTGAAAAATACGACCAGTTCGCAGGACAGGGCGCAAAGCTGGGTGTAGTCGACCCGCAGGATGCAAAACTTGACGACTACATCACCCGTAAAGCCATGGACGGTCTGTTCCTGATGATGGCTGAACAGGAAAAAGCCATCCGCGCCAACCCGATGCAGGCCGCGGGTTCTCTGGCACAGAAAGTCTTTTCGGCAATCAAGTTCTAA